TTCAGCCGGAGAGGGTTGCGACATGCGCAAAGCCTGATTATCAATCCAGTATTTATTGAAAAATGTCATCGCTCTTAAAAAGCCATGGTCGGTAAAGTACATACTTAAGTAGGCTTTTATTCTATTCCCAAGCGTTTTGAGATGGTATTTATGCATCAGTTTTTCCAGTTGCCTTCTAATGTCGTCCAGTAGATTGTGTGTTTTATGCCTGGAAGAAATTTGTATTCGGTCGTGTGTGATTGGTAGGTCAATTTTGTCACATCGATATTTCGTTTCTGCAGCCAGGCGGCAAAACGGTTTTCCTTACAGTTTTCCGATTCGCAGACAAGCAGCAGTGTACCGGTATGATTAACCTTGCTGACGTATTTTCTCCCGTTGCTGATAGCGGCATTCGGGAAATAGATTCGCAGGTTGCCGGCCAGTACATGACTGTCGGCAAAAATCACGGCTGGTTCGCTTGCAAGCTGGGTTTTGATGTAATTCAGCTGTTCGGGGAAAGGCAGGTTGGGGCGGCTGACTTTTTCCGTGTATTGTGCCAGAGGCGTCCGCATCGGTAGCACAAACATCATTACCGCCAAAAAGAAGATGCCGATATTTCTAAAGGTCTTATAGGCGCGATCGGATGGATTGATTGTCATGGCTACCAGAATCGGTACAAACGGCAAGAGCGGGTGGAACCAGCGGTCTTTAACGTGCTGTGCACCTGAGGCAATGACAAAGATAACGAGAATCAGCCAGACAAAGAAGAATAAAGTCAGAAGCAACTTTTTATCGTCTTTTTCAACCAGGTTGTCACCTTGGTCTTTTTTATTGATCAGAAGGGTTAATGCGAAAAGCCACAGCGGAGACAGGAAGACCAGACCGGCCATCAGTGTTGCGCCAAGACTTTGCATCAGTCCCGATGATTCGCCCATTTGCAGTTTATTGGTGCCGGAAGTGGCTGCCTGCAAGTGGTCGAGCATCCAGAGACCGTGCGGAAGGAAAACTACAAGAGCGGCCAGAATGCTGACGATCAGGTATTTGTTAAACAGTATGCTTCGGTGTTTGGAGAGCAAAATGGTCAGAATCAGCGCCGAGACAAACAGCACGATATTGTATTTGCTCATCATTCCGAGTCCGACGGCAATTCCGAGAAGCAGGTAGTTTTTCAGGCTGGCGTCACGGGTGACGCGTAGTGTTTGCCATAGGATCAGAAGTGCCATTAGCCCCGACAGCGAAGAGTGGCTTAAATCACGCTGTGACTCAAAGACATATTGCGGGATCAATGCCATCGCAATGACGGCAACGACAAGCTGCTTGGAGGACAGTTTGAAGAATTCGCCGATCTGCAGAATCGTCCATACCATCAAGGTCAGAATACCTACCTTGATGGCTCCGGTTGCAAACAGGCTGGGGCCGAAAACTTGTGCCACCGGATAGATCAACCAGCTGTATAGCGGCGGTTGTGGGCCATATCCCAGCAACAAGTATTGACTGGCCAGAAGCTGTTCCGCTTGATCGTAATCGGCAGTACCCGAAACCAGGTATTGCGTAATTTGGTTGATTGTGAAAAACAGAAAAGCCAATAGAGTGATTTTGGCTTTTAAGTCCAGTTGATTCTGCATCGGTTCTAGCCTTTATTGAAGTGCGCTATTTGTTTTTATTAAAGTCGCTATCATCCAGATTTTTGGTATCTCTTACCGTGTAATGACGTCTGTCCGCCGATGAGTAATAGGTTCTGGAAATCATTTCCCCTAAAACACCGGTCAGCAGGAATTGCACGGACATCACCATAAACAGTACCGAGATAGTCAGTAGAGGGCGGGTTCCGATGTCTTCGCCCATCAGCTTGAGAATAAGCAGATAAGCCAATCCGATGGAACCGATGGCGCCGAAGCCCAAACCGATTTGCCCGAAAAAGTGCGCCGGGCGGGCACGGAATTTCATAAAGAAGAAGACCGACAGCAGGTCGATCAAAACACGGAATGTACGGGTAATGCCATATTTGGATTCGCCGTGCTGTCTTGCATGGTGAGTGACAACTTCTTCTTTGATCTTGGTAGGAAGGGTTTCAGTCGCCATCCAGGCCGGAATAAAACGGTGCATTTCGCCATACAGAGCGATGTTTTTAATAATTGAAGCCCGGTAGACTTTCAGGCTGCAGCCGTAATCATTCAGAGTGACGCCGGTGATTTTGGCGATCAGCTTGTTGGCGATGCGCGAAGGAATTTTTCTCAGAACCAGAGCATCCTTACGGTCTTTACGCCAGCCGGCAACCAGATCCAGCTCTTCGTCAATCAGACGCTGCACCATTCTCGGAATGTCTTTAGGGTCGTTTTGCAGATCGCCGTCCAGTGTGGCGATAATCTCGCCCGATGCGGCATCGATACCTGCTTGCATGGCGGCTGTCTGGCCGTAATTGCGCTGTAAATTGATTACTTTAATGCGGTCGCCGACCTTCTCAGCCTGTTCCGCAAGATAGTTTGCGGTTCGATCGATACTGCCATCATTGGCAACGATCAGTTCCCAGTCGTTAGGATAATCGCTCATGGCGGAGGTAACGGCTTCAATCATCGGTTCAACATTGTCTTCCTCGTTATACATCGGGATTACAATCGAAAGTTTATGTTCCATCATGGCGGAGTCCTTAAAGTTTAATCAGGGCCCATTTTAAGACAAATGGGCGTGTTTTATCTAAATCAAAGTATTGGGTCGAGGTATTCAATTGGTCGTGCCATTTTATGGGTTTTTCAAAGTAACCATCGACATAGTTCAGGAAAGAATCCGAGCAAGAGGTTGTGCACACAATTAACACCCGTTGTGATCCTTTGATGGGGGACGGGTTGCGGTGGCTCAAATAAGTCACTGTTTTGCTGGATTGGAAGTATTCCTTAAGGTTGCCGGCGGTAAATTTTGTGTCGGCAATAATCAGATCCGGTGCTGTGATGCTCCAGCTGGAAAAGTGCGCTTTATAGGGGTACACCGAACGATCGTATTTCAACTCGACGTGTTGGCTGATAATCGTTCTGCCCGGTAACAGTAAAGCGGCAACGACAATAAAAAAAATCCCTATTCCGATAAACGTCTTGTTGAATCGTTTCAGAGAGAAATGCGCGATGATCAGAGGGATAAAGAACAGTAGCGGCATATACCAGCGGTCATTGAACTCCGACGAACGGGTGCCAATGACGAAGGCCAATACAATCATAATGATCGTCAGCAACAGGATAAGCAGAAAGCGGCTTTCGGTCGTTAATTTCGCTTTGTAGGTTTTCAAGTGGTAAGGGATTATCAGGAGTGCCAGTATCCAGAGAGGATTTAAAAAATGCTCGAAAAGATAGAGTGCCTGATAAATTCCGTCGAAAACACTGCCGCCCATATCCAGTTTGGAAGCGCTTTTAGTGGCGAACTCCAGGTTTTGCAGTACCCACGAGAGATGAGGGGTTATGACTAAGGTAGCAACGAAAATGGCGATCACCAGGTTACGGTTCAATACCACTTGGCGTGTTTCCCGGTGCATTAGCAAGGCTAGCATGGCTGAAGTAATTAACAGGATAATGTTGTACTTCGAGATAAGGCCCAGGCCGGATAAAAGACCGATCATAATGTAATTTTTAGCCGACGAAGGGTTGTGCAGCGCTTTTATAATCCAGAAAAGCAGCCATGCGGCAATTGTTGAAGCTAAAACCGAGTGCGTTAGATCTCTTTGGGATTCCCACAGGAAAAATGGAATCATTAAGACGCCTATAATGGAAATAACCTGTTTCCTGTCGTCAAAGCCTAAGAGCTCGCCTGTTTTGAGCAACGCCAGAATAAAAAAGCTAAACAGCACTGCTTTCATCAGCAGGAGAATAATCAGTTTTTCGCCGAAAACCTGGAATAGAGCAAAAGCGATCCACGAATAGAGTGGCGGCTGAGGTCCGTATCCTAATAAAAAGTCTTGGGCGAAAAGCATCTGCTCAGCCTGATCTTTGTCTGCGACGCCGGAAATTAAATATTGTGTAACGGCATTGAACAAAAAGTAAATCAGGCTGAATAAAAACAGCTTGCTTGCCGTGTCTAATCGGGAGGTATTAATTTGCATTTTTATTTTTCTTGCTAGGGAATATCAGATAAACCAATGCAGCGGCTAACAAGCTGCTGCTGAATAATATGAGATGCAAGTTGACGGCGGCAACCAGTAAATCATCAAGCTGGGTAAAGCCGTCCCCGAAACCGATGATAACACCAGCTTCATAGGAACCCATTCCTGCAATGCCATGAATGGGCAGGACGCTGCTGAATTCACCGCCAATGACGCCCATTAAAAGTTGTTGTACCGGCAGTTGGATAAACCAGCTTAAAACCCAGGCTAAAACGGCAATTTTGATGGCCCAGTTGAAAACTGTCCAGAAAAGTCCCCAGGCTATATGGCTGATCGTGTTCGGAAGCCCGGCGAAAATTTTAATCAGTAGGGGGGGAAGGTCTTGCCGTTTTCTCAGCCAGCGATTGTACACCCAGAAAATCATAAACGGGGCGCTTAGCCCGGCGAGCGCGAACGCCAGAATCCAGCCGGTGGAGAGCCAGATTGATCCCAAGGTCAGTAATGCAATCAGCAGCAGCACCTGTAAGTCCATCAGACGCATCCATAGTAACGCCGGAACAGAGGTGGATACCGGCATTCCGAAATTCGTTTTCATCAGCAATGGAAAAGAGGCTTCTCCGGAGCGCATCGGGAGAAGGTTATTCCAGAAATTATGCAGAACCATTAAGCGGGCGGAAATCAGGAAGTCTCTAATACCGTGCATATAAAAATGCTGGTAAATACGCGTCGCTCTAATCGCATAACTGGAAATCAGCAGGGAGAGTGCCAGCAGTGCATCGACAATAGAGAGCGTTGTCCATGGGGCGATCAGTTTTGACCAGCCTAAAAAGTAGTCGATTGCCCAAATAAGGCCCACTGAGACCAGAAGGCTAAGACTGAGTAGTAGCGTTTTCTTTGTTGTCATTTTAGCGAGTCACATCGTTTGGCAATAACCGAAAGAATGTGGTGTTGAGCCAGGGAGCTATTTTTCATTTAACTGCGTAACTTAAATGTTGTTGTGCAGAAAATGTTGAATCTGCTTGCCTAGTGTTTCTGCCTGCTGCGGGTTTGCAGTCAAAGGCTCATGACACCAGATAGGATCCGGCCAGGCTTCATCGTCTTCAGAGCGGAATACCAGATGCAGGTGTAGCCATTTATTTTTATTGCCGATTTTAGCGATATTATAGTGACCGTAACCGTGCTCCTGCAGGGCCGCTACGAGTTTATGCAGCTGGGGATACAGGTTTGACAATACCTCGTTGTCATCCAGACGGCCTTTGGGGACGAAAAGAATCCAGGGAATGGTCGTTTCTTTTACTAAAATCGAGTAGAAGGGGCGTTCTGCAATGTACTTGGCCTGAAAAAGGTTTTCGAGATTTTCCGGGCTGTGATCATCCACGATCTGGTCTAAATTCATATATTCGTCTCTGGTTGCCTGTGCAATGGTGAATAAGTCGTATGCAATTCGCCCATTTTACAAAATGTCACGGTAGAATGAGTTACTAAAATTCACCAGAGCATTAATTAATCTGTATGAACTCGAAAACGGTATTTTTAGCTTCGTCTTCACCGCGGCGTCAGGAACTCCTTGCACAGATGGGCGTCGAGTTCTCGGTACTGGATGCCCCGATCGATGAAACTCCGATAGAGAGCGAGGATGCCGCGCAGTTTGTCACGCGCATGGCACGAGAAAAATCGCAGCAAGGTGCTCAGCAGCTTACAGATGAGGGCTGCTGGGTCATTGCAGGGGATACAGCCATCGTGCTGGATGGCGAAATTATCGGCAAGCCTGAAGATCCTTCTGATGCCCAGCGAATGCTGCGGGAATTGTCGGGCAGAACCCATCAGGTATATTCTTCGGTGGCGGTTTGGCATCTAGGGGTGTTGGAAGTGGCGCTTAATATCACTGATGTCGTTTTTACCGAGCTTGCAGAGACTGAAATAAAAAACTATATCGCTACCGGTGAGCCTCTGGATAAAGCCGGGGGCTATGCGATACAGGGAGAGGCTGCGAAATGGATTAAAGCGATCAATGGCAGCTACTATGGTGTCATGGGATTGCCGATCTTCGAGTTGAACCGGATTTTACAGGAAATGGGGTTTTACGATCCCGTATAACCAGCACTTTACACATTTAAGATAACGGACTAAACGATTAAAGGCCTGATTCATGCATAACGAAGAAAAAATTCTTGTCAATGTTACTCCAAACGAAACCCGCGTTGCCTGGGTGGAGAATGGGGTGTTGCAAGAAGTCTGGGTTGAGCGCTCAAACAAGCGCGGGCTGGTCGGGAATATCTATATGGGCAAGGTAGACCGCGTTTTGCCGGGTATGCAGGCTGCCTTTGTGAATATCGGGCTTGAGAGAGCGGCTTTTTTACATGTGTCTGATGTTTGCCATAAAGCCATCGGATCGGATGACGAGCAGTGTGACGATATTGCCAAGTTACTGCGTTGTGGTCAGAAAATTATGGTGCAGGTGGTCAAAGACCCTTTAGGCACCAAAGGTGCGCGCGTGACCATGCAGGTAACCATTCCGTCGCGGATGCTGGTCTATATGCCGACCGAAAAAACCTTGGGGGTGTCACAGAAAATCGATTCCAACGAAGAGCGTGAACGTTTAAGAGAAATGGTTAAACAGATCCCTGAATATTCCGATGCCGAAGGCGGGTATATTGTTAGGACGGTTGCCGAGGGGGTCGATTTTCATGAAATGCGCGCCGATATGATCTATCTTCAGCGGTTATGGTCGGGCATCCAGGATAAGGCTCGGACCTCGCGTAAACCGGCGGTGATTTATGAAGACCTACCTTTGTACCTGCGAATCCTTAGGGATATTCCGATTGAACGGATTGAGAAGATTAGGGTCGATTCCACTGAAACCTATAAAAAGATGCAGCTCTTTGTTGACCAGTACGTGATGGAACTGGCGGACCGTCTCGGTTTGTATCAAGGTGAGCGGCCGATTTTCGATTTATACAACATCGAAGAAGAGATTCAGGCGGCGCTACATAAGCGTGTCAATCTTAAGTCCGGCGGTTACCTGATTATCGATCAGACCGAAGCGATGACGACGATCGATGTCAATACCGGCGCTTTTGTCGGCCATCGCAACCTTGAAGAGACCATTTACCGCACAAATCTGGAAGCAACTCAGGCAATTGCCCGTCAACTGCGCTTGCGTAATCTGGGCGGAATCATTATTCTCGACTTTATCGACATGGAAGATAAAACGCATCAGGATCATGTGTTATCTGCTCTGGATAAAGAACTTAGTCGAGATCGGGTAAAAACTTCGATCAGCAGTATTTCCAGTTTAGGGTTGGTTGAGATGACCCGTAAGCGAACCCGCGAAAGTCTGGAGCGTACTTTGTGTGAACCCTGTCCCGTCTGTAGCGGACGAGGCTCTGTGAAAACGGCGGAGACCGTCGCTTATGAAATATTTCGTGAAATTACCCGTATGGCACGATCTTTTGAAGCCAAGCAATATCGGGTGATTGCCGCAGAATCGGTGGTTTCGCGAATTATGGATGAAGAATCAAGCAGCGTTGCCGAGTTGGAAGCGTTTTTGGACAAGAGTATCCGTTTTCAGGCCGAGAGCGCCTATACAGCGGAGCAATACGATGTGGTGATGATCTAGAATTTAGCGTATTTTCGGATTTGGTGGGCGAATGTTAATTAAAAGGACGCATCTGTTTTTGGAAGTCATGCTGGGCCTGTTTGTCGCCTATCTGCTGATTATGCGTCTGTTTATTATTGGTTTGCAGTCCTATCCTGAAAAAAGCCTTTCCGTTTTCGAAAAAATAACCGGCTGGCAGGTTGAGCTTTCGGCAATCGAGTTGGAGCAGACCTGGCTTGGCGCCAGATTCAACCTTCAGGGCGTCAGTCTTTCCAGTCAACAGTTTGACCTCCAAGCCGACAAGATCATAGGCGATATCAATATCTTTGCCCCTATGATTCCCGTTCTGAGTTTCGGGGATTCCCTGCGATTCGAACAGCTCAGTATTCGTAATCTTCAGCCTCAAGATAAACCGGTTGTCGCCAATATGCCGGATATAACCGAGTTGTCGTCAGCCTATCAGGGGGCGGTGGATTTTTTACGCTCGCAAAAATTCACCAAGCGGATGTGGCAAAAGGTTTCTGTGGATTCTTTGATTATGAACGGCTTTTTGAATTCTGCGACGAGCGTGATTCAAATCGATAGGCTGGATCTGGTTAAGGCGAGTCAAATTAATCTCGTTGCGGAGTTCTCCGTACATTATAAAGAGGCGTTAAATTTCGAGCGCTTCAGTACAAACCTGGCTTTTACTCCAAACTCTTGGGGAGGTTTGAGTCATGGTTCCGTTCGCGTTATTTCTTATCAGCCGTTAAGCGTTAAACGTCTTGCTGCGCTGTTGCCTTCGAAATGGGTTGAAGTGCTTCCTAAGGGCGAAGTGCTACTTGATTGGCAGACGGATTTCAAAGATTCCAAAGTAAGTCATTCCGTAGTGCATTTGAATGCGCAGGCTCTCGATTGGCGGGAAAATAACGAGGTCTTGCCGAAAAGTGTCGGGCTGGAACTGAGTTGGAACCCGGAACTGGATCAGGCTCTGGGGAAAAATCTGGCAAATTTCCATCTGACCAAAGTGCAGTTGGATAACCAGTTTGTCGAAACCCTATCTCCGATTAAGTTAACGGTCGCCTCCGAAAAGGAGTTGGTGTTAAGTGCTGAAAAGTTCGATATCCAGCCGTTCAAAGAGATGTTGCGGGTGTTTGTTGAAACCCGTTATTTAAGTGATCTGCTGAGTAAAGCGGTTGAGTTGCAGGTTTCGGATTTTGCATTACGCTTGAACTGGCGGACGCTGGATGTGCCTATGTTGAAAATGCATTTGGCCAGACTCGGTATTCCGTTAACGGAGTTTCCCGGTGTTGCTGCTCAGGATGTAACCCTGGTTAAATTCGATAAGCAGTTCAGGCTGGAAACAACTGAACCTGTCTGGGTGTTGGAGCCAAAGATCTATCCACTTCCTATGCGTGTCAGTCTGCCGCCCGTGGTCCAGTCGCACTATGTCGATCAGCAATACGATTTTGATGCTTTTGATTTTCAGCTTAATGACTTCAATCTCAAATTGGAACGCTTTCGTTATCACCAAGGGGCGTGGGATGTCGGAGCTTCTCTTGTCGTTGATAAAACCGAGCAAATCATGCCCTACCTTCCGTATAAATTGATGGGGGCGTCACTGAATAAATGGCTTGAAGATGCGGATATTAAAGGTGGGAAAACGGCTGTTAAGGTGGTTTTTCAATCTTCACCGAAAGCGCTTGATTCTGAAAAACAGACTCCCTTAGGCGAGTATTTGAAAGGACTGAGTTTGCATGGTGTGATCGAAAATGCACAATTTGAATTTAATTCAAAGTGGCCGGCTATAGCCAATACCGATCTGACATTTGAATTCAAGGATAACCGTATCGCTTTTGCAAGTCAGGCGCTTGGTTTTGCAGGTGTTTCTGCGCCCATCAAAGCGAAAGCGGTTATTAGCGATGTCACAGAAGATGATATCGGTTTGCAGGTTTCCGGAACCGTTTCAACCTCTCTGACAGAGATGGCCGCTTTTGCGAAGAAGACCCCGTTACCCCAAAAGCTGGGCTTGCAACGTTATCTGCAGCAACCGGAAAAACTGCAAGGCACTGCGACACTGGAATTAAACAGGATATGGATACCGCTTTTCGGGCATGGGCGAAAGGATGAACAGGTCAGTGGGCGTTTGCATTTGAAAAACGCGCGACTTGAGGTTTCGGAACTTCCCGAATTACAGAGGGTTAACGGGACGCTTGAATTTAGCGAAAAGGCTTTGAGTGCGAAAAATATCAAGCTTACCCTCTACGAGAGTCCGGCTGTATTGGGGATTGAGACGGATCAGAAGCGCAAGCAGGTGGTTTTCGATTTAGCGGGTGAAAGCCGGTACCGTAGCGAAGCGTATTTTTCTAAACCGATTCCTTATCAACTGCGTTTTTCTGTGCCGACCGACGAAACGGGGCGGCCGGTTGAATTTAGCGGAAACGTCTTTGTTAACCAGGCTGAAAGCAGAATGCCGCCACCTTTCACCGCTAAGGATATTGTTCGACCGCTGGAGTTGACAGGGAAAATCGATGATCGGTTGCTTTATGCTAATGTTCTCTCACGGGATATTGTGCAAGCGGATTTTATTTGGAGCCTGGATAAAGAGAAATTCATTAAGATCCAAGGGTATGTCGGCGATATGGTCGATGCCCAGCGAGACTGGGGGGGGCGAGATTCGTTTATTCGTGGGCGATTGGTGGATTTAGATGCCCTTGCCTGGTGGCGTTTGTGGGAAGGTGCTCCGGATTCAGGGCAAGAGATGAATCCACTCGAAGAGATTGAATGGCAAAACACGGAGTTTTTCGTTAAAGCACTTAATTACAAAGAGCAGCAGTTAAATAATGCCCGAATTGTCGTTCAGAGTCTGGATGAAAATGTAGATAAGATTACCTTGCAGAGTGATGAGGTTGATGCAACTGTTTTGATTCCTGAAGAAGGTGTGATTGAGGTTGCTGCGGATAAACTGTATCTGAAATCGAAGGATGAAAATGCCTTTGTACAGGGCAGTAGTGATATCTGTCCACTCGAAACCAGTGATGTTGATTATCCCGAACTAAAGTTCAATGCACGCAATGTGCGTTTTGGTGAGTATTTATTTGATCAGCTTGGTTTTAATGTTGTGCCGATAGCGGAAGGGTACGAGGCCAAGAATCTGCAGGCGCAAATGCATAATAATGCTGGGCAGATTAGTGGTAGTTACCGATTTGACCAGCTTAAGAACTTGAGTGCTGCACGTTTGAATCTGCAGTCCAATAATATAGTAGAGCTTTTAAAGACGCTCAGGATCAGTCAGGGGATAAAGGCTAAAGAGGCCTGGCTGCATTCCGAAGTATCCTGGTTTGGTGGAGTTGACTGTTTTTCGATTAAGGATCTGTTTGGAAAGATGGATTTTAGATTGGAGGACGGAGTAGTAAAAGATGTCGAGCCGGGGTTTGCACGCTTATTAGGTTTGTTGAGTGTGGATTCATTGGCTAGGCGCTTGCGACTTCAACTTGATGATGTGACGAATAAAGGGCTGGTCTTTGATGACATTAAAGGGCAGGGGTTGCTTAATGAAAGTCGACTGCAACTGCAATCTTTTAAATTGACAGCGCCGGCAGCCAAAGTGACTATGCAGGGTGACATCTTGTTGGATGAGGAATCGTTTGATCTCAAGGCAAATGTAACGCCGTCGGTTGGATCGTCACTGCCGACTATTGCAGCGCTTGCAGGTATGGCAAATCCGATCACCGCATTAGCGGTTTATACGTTAATGAAGGTCATTCCTGATATTAATGAAAACTTGATTACTTATGAGTATGAGATTACAGGGCCATGGAAAGAGCCACGGATAGAGCTTAAAGAGAAAGCATCAAAAAAATAGCTGAGTTCAGTCTAAAGAAAAAAGCCGCTTATTACTAAGCGGCTTTTTTGTTTTTGGGGTTTGGAGGGAGTGGGATTAGAGGGGAAAACGGGCGTAAATGTGCATAAGTCTGTGGATAAGGTGTGGGGTAAAGTGTATAAGCGGAGTGGTGCGATTTTTTTGCGATTTTTTGAGAAAAAAGTGAAAAAAAGGGTTGCGTTGTTTTTAGAAATCCCTAGAATACGCACCTGTCTTGGGGGGGCAGCGTTAAGCCGGCTTCGAAAGACAAGAAAAATTTGGTGCTAAGTGATTGAGTTTGTTTGAGTTATTGGAATAGATAATGAGAGTAAGCGGGATGATTTAGCCGGTCGTTTTAAGTGTTTTAAAACGGTTGAAAATTTTCTGAAAAAAGTTTGAAAAAACATTTGACACGAAGATATCAACTCTATAAAATACGCGGCCTACCAACGAGGAACGCAGCGCGGATCGAGTTGGTTAGCTCTTTAACAATATGGTAATTCAGAGATAATTTATGTGGAAACTCTCTAGATGAGTGACCGATAAAAAATCTCGAAATTTATGACAATTATGTAATGGTAATAAGTTTACTTATTTATCATGCTTAACTTGTCAATTCCGAGTGTTTATATCCGGAGACGGAATTTAAATATATCTAGCAAGATTAAACTGAAGAGTTTGATCCTGGCTCAGAATGAACGCTGGCGGCAGGCCTAACACATGCAAGTCGGACGGAAACGATAGAGAGCTTGCTCTCTAGGCGTCGAGTGGCGGACGGGTGAGTAATGCCTGGGAATCTACCCTTTAGTTGGGGACAACATGTGGAAACGCATGCTAATACCGAATGTGCTCTACGGAGTAAAGGAGGCCTCTACTTGTAAGCTTTCGCTAAAGGATGAGCCCAGGTGAGATTAGTTTGTTGGTAAGGTAATGGCTTACCAAGACTGCGATCTCTAGCTGGTTTGAGAGGATGATCAGCCACACTGGGACTGAGACACGGCCCAGACTCCTACGGGAGGCAGCAGTGGGGAATATTGCACAATGAGGGAAACCTTGATGCAGCCATGCCGCGTGTGTGAAGAAGGCCCGAGGGTTGTAAAGCACTTTCAATTGTGAGGAAGGTAGTGTAGTTAATACCTGCATTATTTGACGTTAACTTTAGAAGAAGCACCGGCTAACTCTGTGCCAGCAGCCGCGGTAATACAGAGGGTGCAAGCGTTATTCGGAATTACTGGGCGTAAAGCGCGCGTAG
The genomic region above belongs to Thiomicrorhabdus xiamenensis and contains:
- a CDS encoding ArnT family glycosyltransferase, producing MQNQLDLKAKITLLAFLFFTINQITQYLVSGTADYDQAEQLLASQYLLLGYGPQPPLYSWLIYPVAQVFGPSLFATGAIKVGILTLMVWTILQIGEFFKLSSKQLVVAVIAMALIPQYVFESQRDLSHSSLSGLMALLILWQTLRVTRDASLKNYLLLGIAVGLGMMSKYNIVLFVSALILTILLSKHRSILFNKYLIVSILAALVVFLPHGLWMLDHLQAATSGTNKLQMGESSGLMQSLGATLMAGLVFLSPLWLFALTLLINKKDQGDNLVEKDDKKLLLTLFFFVWLILVIFVIASGAQHVKDRWFHPLLPFVPILVAMTINPSDRAYKTFRNIGIFFLAVMMFVLPMRTPLAQYTEKVSRPNLPFPEQLNYIKTQLASEPAVIFADSHVLAGNLRIYFPNAAISNGRKYVSKVNHTGTLLLVCESENCKENRFAAWLQKRNIDVTKLTYQSHTTEYKFLPGIKHTIYWTTLEGNWKN
- a CDS encoding glycosyltransferase family 2 protein translates to MMEHKLSIVIPMYNEEDNVEPMIEAVTSAMSDYPNDWELIVANDGSIDRTANYLAEQAEKVGDRIKVINLQRNYGQTAAMQAGIDAASGEIIATLDGDLQNDPKDIPRMVQRLIDEELDLVAGWRKDRKDALVLRKIPSRIANKLIAKITGVTLNDYGCSLKVYRASIIKNIALYGEMHRFIPAWMATETLPTKIKEEVVTHHARQHGESKYGITRTFRVLIDLLSVFFFMKFRARPAHFFGQIGLGFGAIGSIGLAYLLILKLMGEDIGTRPLLTISVLFMVMSVQFLLTGVLGEMISRTYYSSADRRHYTVRDTKNLDDSDFNKNK
- a CDS encoding glycosyltransferase family 39 protein; the encoded protein is MQINTSRLDTASKLFLFSLIYFLFNAVTQYLISGVADKDQAEQMLFAQDFLLGYGPQPPLYSWIAFALFQVFGEKLIILLLMKAVLFSFFILALLKTGELLGFDDRKQVISIIGVLMIPFFLWESQRDLTHSVLASTIAAWLLFWIIKALHNPSSAKNYIMIGLLSGLGLISKYNIILLITSAMLALLMHRETRQVVLNRNLVIAIFVATLVITPHLSWVLQNLEFATKSASKLDMGGSVFDGIYQALYLFEHFLNPLWILALLIIPYHLKTYKAKLTTESRFLLILLLTIIMIVLAFVIGTRSSEFNDRWYMPLLFFIPLIIAHFSLKRFNKTFIGIGIFFIVVAALLLPGRTIISQHVELKYDRSVYPYKAHFSSWSITAPDLIIADTKFTAGNLKEYFQSSKTVTYLSHRNPSPIKGSQRVLIVCTTSCSDSFLNYVDGYFEKPIKWHDQLNTSTQYFDLDKTRPFVLKWALIKL
- a CDS encoding lysylphosphatidylglycerol synthase domain-containing protein, translating into MTTKKTLLLSLSLLVSVGLIWAIDYFLGWSKLIAPWTTLSIVDALLALSLLISSYAIRATRIYQHFYMHGIRDFLISARLMVLHNFWNNLLPMRSGEASFPLLMKTNFGMPVSTSVPALLWMRLMDLQVLLLIALLTLGSIWLSTGWILAFALAGLSAPFMIFWVYNRWLRKRQDLPPLLIKIFAGLPNTISHIAWGLFWTVFNWAIKIAVLAWVLSWFIQLPVQQLLMGVIGGEFSSVLPIHGIAGMGSYEAGVIIGFGDGFTQLDDLLVAAVNLHLILFSSSLLAAALVYLIFPSKKNKNAN
- a CDS encoding Maf family protein — protein: MNSKTVFLASSSPRRQELLAQMGVEFSVLDAPIDETPIESEDAAQFVTRMAREKSQQGAQQLTDEGCWVIAGDTAIVLDGEIIGKPEDPSDAQRMLRELSGRTHQVYSSVAVWHLGVLEVALNITDVVFTELAETEIKNYIATGEPLDKAGGYAIQGEAAKWIKAINGSYYGVMGLPIFELNRILQEMGFYDPV
- the rng gene encoding ribonuclease G; the encoded protein is MHNEEKILVNVTPNETRVAWVENGVLQEVWVERSNKRGLVGNIYMGKVDRVLPGMQAAFVNIGLERAAFLHVSDVCHKAIGSDDEQCDDIAKLLRCGQKIMVQVVKDPLGTKGARVTMQVTIPSRMLVYMPTEKTLGVSQKIDSNEERERLREMVKQIPEYSDAEGGYIVRTVAEGVDFHEMRADMIYLQRLWSGIQDKARTSRKPAVIYEDLPLYLRILRDIPIERIEKIRVDSTETYKKMQLFVDQYVMELADRLGLYQGERPIFDLYNIEEEIQAALHKRVNLKSGGYLIIDQTEAMTTIDVNTGAFVGHRNLEETIYRTNLEATQAIARQLRLRNLGGIIILDFIDMEDKTHQDHVLSALDKELSRDRVKTSISSISSLGLVEMTRKRTRESLERTLCEPCPVCSGRGSVKTAETVAYEIFREITRMARSFEAKQYRVIAAESVVSRIMDEESSSVAELEAFLDKSIRFQAESAYTAEQYDVVMI